In a single window of the Rhopalosiphum padi isolate XX-2018 chromosome 1, ASM2088224v1, whole genome shotgun sequence genome:
- the LOC132917514 gene encoding beta-galactosidase-like — protein MSWIFVCFICSLINPVFLETLEPTFTIDYENNEFLKDGEVFRYVSGSLHYFRIPQVYWEDRIKKMKAAGLNTITTYVEWSLHEPFPGVYNFEGIADLEYFIKLIKNENMYLILRPGPYICAERDFGGFPYWLLNVTPKKSLRTNNSSYKKYVSKWFNVLMPIIKPHLYGNGGNIILVQVENEYGSYYACDSEYKLWIRDLFRSYVENKAVLFTIDGCGQSYFDCGVIPEVYATVDFGISVNASQCFDFMRKVQKGGPLVNSEFYPGWLTHWQESESTVKTIDVVKQMKVMLAMNASFSFYMFHGGTNFGFTSGANTNDTKESIGYLPQLTSYDYNAPLDEAGDPTEKYFQIKQTLEEAKYAVTNEISPNPAPKGAYGKFYLKPLVSIFEKVAQRIKPVISNVPLPFEDLDISTGFVMYETTLTDDQKNVDNPVNLTVNTVRDRAIIYLDKVQVGTMNRLKGNTTISLNIDRSIQNLSILIENQGRINYGDFIEDRKGIFDRVFLGNKTLSPWKMTAYPLNETSWISSIKTVNNAISIQLPAFYKTQFILPKNYTKCLDTYLDTSGWTKGVAFLNNVNLGRYWPLGGPQVTLYVPAPFLKPSPYVNTLVMLELEGAPQDLSIKFIDKPILDGPIMT, from the exons ATGAGCTGGAtatttgtgtgttttatttGCTCATTAATCAACCCTGTTTTTTTGGAAACTTTAGAACCA actttTACTATTGATTATGAGAATAATGAATTTCTCAAAGATGGTGAAGTATTCCGATATGTTTCTGGTTCATTGCACTATTTTCGAATTCCTCAAGTTTATTGGGAagatagaattaaaaaaatgaaggcTGCTGGATTGAACACTATAACAAC ttatgtagAATGGAGTTTACATGAACCATTTCCTGGGGTATATAATTTTGAAGGGATCGCTGATTtggagtattttattaaattaatcaaaaatgaaaacatgtatttaattttgagaCCAGGACCATATATATGTGCTGAACGAGatttt ggtGGATTTCCCTATTGGTTATTAAACGTGACAcctaaaaaaagtttaagaacTAACAACTCAA gttataaaaaatatgtttcaaaatGGTTTAATGTGCTTATGCCAATAATTAAACCTCATTTATATGGAAATGGaggaaatataattttggtccag GTAGAAAACGAGTATGGAAGTTATTATGCCTGCGATTCTGAGTATAAACTATGGATACGAGATTTATTTAGAAGTTATGTGGAAAACAAAGCTGTTCTTTTTACAATTGATGGATGTGGTCAATCATACTTTGACTGTGGTGTTATTCCAGAAGTATACGCAACTGTAGATTTTGGAATTTCAGTAAAtg CTTCTCAATGTTTTGACTTCATGAGAAAGGTTCAAAAAGGAGGTCCACTAGTAAACTCAGAATTCTATCCTGGTTGGTTAACTCATTGGCAAGAATCAGAATCTACAGTAAAAACTATTGACGTTGTAAAACAAATGAAAGTAATGTTGGCAATGAATGCATCGTTCAGTTTCTATATGTTTCACGGAGGTACAAATTTTGGATTCACATCGGGAGCAAATACAAATGACACTAAAGAAAGTATTGGATACTTACCACAGTTGACTTCATATGACTATAATGCTCCATTGGACGAAGCTGGAGATCCTACTGAAAAGTATTTCCAAATTAAACAGACACTTGAAGAAGCC aaatatGCTGTGACAAATGAGATATCACCAAATCCTGCACCTAAAGGTGCCTATGGTAAATTCTATTTAAAACCTTTGGTTAGCATATTTGAAAAGGTTGCTCAACGTATTAAACCGGTGATTAGTAATGTTCCATTACCATTTGAGGACTTAGATATTAGTACAGGTTTTGTAATGTATGAAACAACATTAACAGATGATCAGAAAAATGTCGATAATCCAGTAAACTTAACTGTGAATACCGTTAGAGATCGCGCAATTATTTACCTGGATAAA gtACAAGTGGGTACTATGAATCGGTTAAAAGGTAATACTACAATAAGTTTAAACATTGACCGTTCTATTCAGAACTTAAGcattttaattgaaaaccaGGGAAGGATCAATTATGGTGACTTTATTGAAGACAGaaag ggTATTTTCGATCGAGTGTTTCTCGGAAACAAAACATTAAGCCCATGGAAAATGACTGCATATCCTTTGAACGAAACATCATGGATTTCTTCAATTAAAACAGTTAACAATGCCATTAGTATTCAATTGCCagcattttataaaacacagtttatattaccaaaaaactatacaaaatgtTTAGATACTTATTTGGATACTTCAGGCTGGACTAAG ggtgtagcatttttaaataatgtaaacctTGGTCGATATTGGCCACTTGGCGGACCTCAAGTTACACTTTATGTACCAGCTCCTTTTCTAAAACCATCACCTTATGTCAATACCCTTGTGATGTTAGAACTTGAAGGTGCACCTCAAGATTTATCCATAAAATTTATTGACAAACCTATTCTTGATGGTCCCATaatgacataa
- the LOC132917745 gene encoding tRNA-dihydrouridine(20) synthase [NAD(P)+]-like isoform X2 — protein sequence MLSKKTLQSVDYIDKSDATVVFRTCSREKPYVVLQIGTSDPERAAKAAQVVEQDVAGIDINMGCPKDFSLKGGMGAALLFNPDKACAILSAVVSAVKIPVTCKIRVLQNIDDTVTLCKKLAATGIAAIGIHGRTIKERPMHPNRDHFIKTISEALNIPVIANGGSKEIKVFEDIIKFKNITGCSSVMIARTAEKNCSIFKRDGKLELFTVIRDYLRHAVDYDNVAPNTKYCIQNMLQNIQETEQGRHFLESTSLQQICDLWELGDYCRQKQKKMNYLRFEERDVACNDQKRIKQNSVDEEESKNYVNSLKCMYIRSLYPRPEDLPKTKLLNWAKIHNKPLPKYHTEQFEKLFKSTVTFDNQKYSSSFWEKNKRWAEQGSAIVCLHYLKVYDIDYMKINGILG from the exons ATGTTATCGAAAA agacATTACAAAGTGTTGATTATATTGACAAAAGCGATGCTACTGTAGTATTCCGCACTTGCTCACGTGAAAAGCCATATGTTGTTCTACAAATTGGAACTAGTGATCCTGAACGAGCAGCTAAGGCTGCACAAGTAGT AGAACAAGATGTAGCAGGAATTGACATAAACATGGGTTGCCCGAAAGACTTCTCACTCAAAGGAGGAATGGGAGCTGCTCTTTTATTTAATCCTGATAAAGCTTGTGCAATTCTTTCTGCAGTGGTTTCAGCTGTTAAAATACCAGTGACATGTAAGATTCGCGTGTTACAAAATATTGATGATACAGTTACGTTGTGTAAGAAATTAGCTGCTACTGGAATCGCTGCAATTGGTATACATGGTCGTACCATTAAAGAGAGGCCAATGCATCCAAATAGAGAccatttcattaaaactatatctGAAGCATTAAATATCCCAGTTATTGCTAA TGGTGGATCAAAAGAAATTAAAGTGTTTGaggatattataaaattcaaaaacataactGGTTGTTCAAGTGTTATGATAGCACGTACAGCTGAAAAGAATTGTTCTATATTTAAAAGAGATGggaaattagaattatttactgtaataaGAGATTACCTACGCCATGCTGTTGATTATGATAATGTTGCTCCTAATACAAAATACTGTATTCAAAATATGCtacaaaatattcaagaaaCAGAGCAAGGAAGACATTTTTTGGAGTCTACATCCTTACAACAAATTTG TGACCTTTGGGAATTAGGTGATTACTGTCgtcaaaaacaaaagaaaatgaACTATCTTCGTTTTGAAGAAAGAGATGTAGCGTGTAATGACCAAAAACGAATTAAGCAGAATTCTGTTGATGAAGAAGaatcaaaaaattatgttaatagttTAAAGTGTATGTATATACGATCATTATACCCTAGACCGGAAGACTTGCCAAAAACCAAACTTTTAAATTGggcaaaaatacacaataaaccATTACCAAAATATCATACAGAACAATTTGAAAAACTTTTCAAGAGTACGGTAACATTTGATAATCAAAAATACTCATCATCtttttg ggaaaaaaataaaagatgggCAGAGCAGGGTTCTGCAATTGTATGTTTACATTACTTAAAAGTTTATGATATTGACTACATGAAAATTAATGGAATTCTTGGTTAA
- the LOC132917745 gene encoding tRNA-dihydrouridine(20) synthase [NAD(P)+]-like isoform X1, translating to MVCMENIKQLCYDNKIILAPMVRINTLPMRLLALDYGADIVYTEELIDHRLIRCYRKVNETLQSVDYIDKSDATVVFRTCSREKPYVVLQIGTSDPERAAKAAQVVEQDVAGIDINMGCPKDFSLKGGMGAALLFNPDKACAILSAVVSAVKIPVTCKIRVLQNIDDTVTLCKKLAATGIAAIGIHGRTIKERPMHPNRDHFIKTISEALNIPVIANGGSKEIKVFEDIIKFKNITGCSSVMIARTAEKNCSIFKRDGKLELFTVIRDYLRHAVDYDNVAPNTKYCIQNMLQNIQETEQGRHFLESTSLQQICDLWELGDYCRQKQKKMNYLRFEERDVACNDQKRIKQNSVDEEESKNYVNSLKCMYIRSLYPRPEDLPKTKLLNWAKIHNKPLPKYHTEQFEKLFKSTVTFDNQKYSSSFWEKNKRWAEQGSAIVCLHYLKVYDIDYMKINGILG from the exons ATGGTCTGTATGGAAAACATTAAACAACTATGTTACGACAACAAAATTATACTGGCACCCATGGTCAGAATAAATACGCTACCAATGCGTTTATTAGCATTGGATTATGGAGCTGATATAGTATACACCGAAGAATTGATTGATCATAGGCTAATAAGATGTTATCGAAAAGTAAatg agacATTACAAAGTGTTGATTATATTGACAAAAGCGATGCTACTGTAGTATTCCGCACTTGCTCACGTGAAAAGCCATATGTTGTTCTACAAATTGGAACTAGTGATCCTGAACGAGCAGCTAAGGCTGCACAAGTAGT AGAACAAGATGTAGCAGGAATTGACATAAACATGGGTTGCCCGAAAGACTTCTCACTCAAAGGAGGAATGGGAGCTGCTCTTTTATTTAATCCTGATAAAGCTTGTGCAATTCTTTCTGCAGTGGTTTCAGCTGTTAAAATACCAGTGACATGTAAGATTCGCGTGTTACAAAATATTGATGATACAGTTACGTTGTGTAAGAAATTAGCTGCTACTGGAATCGCTGCAATTGGTATACATGGTCGTACCATTAAAGAGAGGCCAATGCATCCAAATAGAGAccatttcattaaaactatatctGAAGCATTAAATATCCCAGTTATTGCTAA TGGTGGATCAAAAGAAATTAAAGTGTTTGaggatattataaaattcaaaaacataactGGTTGTTCAAGTGTTATGATAGCACGTACAGCTGAAAAGAATTGTTCTATATTTAAAAGAGATGggaaattagaattatttactgtaataaGAGATTACCTACGCCATGCTGTTGATTATGATAATGTTGCTCCTAATACAAAATACTGTATTCAAAATATGCtacaaaatattcaagaaaCAGAGCAAGGAAGACATTTTTTGGAGTCTACATCCTTACAACAAATTTG TGACCTTTGGGAATTAGGTGATTACTGTCgtcaaaaacaaaagaaaatgaACTATCTTCGTTTTGAAGAAAGAGATGTAGCGTGTAATGACCAAAAACGAATTAAGCAGAATTCTGTTGATGAAGAAGaatcaaaaaattatgttaatagttTAAAGTGTATGTATATACGATCATTATACCCTAGACCGGAAGACTTGCCAAAAACCAAACTTTTAAATTGggcaaaaatacacaataaaccATTACCAAAATATCATACAGAACAATTTGAAAAACTTTTCAAGAGTACGGTAACATTTGATAATCAAAAATACTCATCATCtttttg ggaaaaaaataaaagatgggCAGAGCAGGGTTCTGCAATTGTATGTTTACATTACTTAAAAGTTTATGATATTGACTACATGAAAATTAATGGAATTCTTGGTTAA
- the LOC132930442 gene encoding dnaJ homolog subfamily C member 17 — protein MDSDLKDLDLYGILEIQQSATEKEIKTAYRKKALQCHPDKNPDNPKAAQLFLQLSKILTILTDTAARLAYDKLVNAKIAAKLREKEYDSKRKKLIDDLVKRENAALGKQKDTVERNFEKELERLRKESSSLLAKERARVNELLKQQESEKEKIGSFKLKVKWKENGVYNKDNLTSLFSKHGDVITVVVLENKKCVALVEYKSKTSAINAKNLEVGYPNCPLIVSFLGDYGQENKKSSTHTSAQNPSNIFSAHQNQNVNHTENTSKTTSSAQAFLDYEAMILERFRQAGKPQQENSNSNKINTEEPRVL, from the exons ATGGATTCAGATTTGAAAGATTTAGATCTTTATGGAATACTTGAGATTCAACAGTCCGCTACTGAAAAAGAg ATTAAAACAGCATATCGGAAAAAAGCTCTACAATGCCATCCAGATAAAAATCCCGATAATCCTAAAGCAGCTCAATTGTTCTTGcagttatctaaaatattaactattcttACAGACACTGCAGCACGA tTAGCTTATGACAAATTAGTAAATGCTAAAATTGCTGCAAAATTGCGCGAAAAAGAATAtgattcaaaaagaaaaaagcTTATAGATGATCTTGTTAAAAGAGAAAATGCGGCATTAGGAAAACAAAAAGATACAGTGGAACGTAATTTTGag aaagaACTGGAGCGTTTAAGAAAAGAAAGTTCATCTCTACTTGCAAAAGAAAGAGCTCGAGTTAATGAGCTCCTTAAGCAACAAGAATCTGAAAAAGAAAAGATTGGTTCGTTCAAGCTGAAAGTAAAATGGAAGGAAAATGGAGTATATAACAAAGACAATTTAACATCATTGTTTTCTAAG caTGGCGATGTAATAACTGTTGTGGTTctagaaaacaaaaaatgtgtTGCTCTTGTTGAGTACAAATCTAAGACTTCTGct ATAAATGCCAAAAATTTGGAAGTTGGTTATCCAAATTGTCCACTAATTGTGAGTTTTCTCGGAGATTATGGACAAGAGAATAAAAAGAGCTCTACTCATACTTCTGCCCAAAATCCTAGTAATATCTTTTCAGCTcatcaaaatcaaaatgtcAATCATACTgaaaatacttcaaaaactaCATCATCTGcacaa GCATTTTTGGATTATGAAGCAATGATACTTGAGAGATTTCGACAAGCTGGTAAACCTCAACAAGAAAATAgtaattcaaacaaaataaatacagaagAACCAAGGGTATTATGA
- the LOC132930457 gene encoding anaphase-promoting complex subunit 15 → MNPGIPIFPTMIPNIVNPLWFSVDEPKNEDTELIRIESIHQNWLLTLTNKINDKDFPVPIGKTATEVQDEEDEEDEEEEVNASDDSETHDEEDDDVEMDVTNTYDRDSPISVSTR, encoded by the exons atgaATCCTGGCATCCCAATTTTTCCTACTATGATTCCAAATATTGTCAACCCGTTATGGTTTAGTGTTGATGAGCCTAAAAACGAAGATACAGAGCTTATACGAATAGAGAGTATCCACCAAAATTGg ttacttacattaacaaataaaatcaatgacAAAGACTTTCCAGTACCAATTGGCAAAACAGCGACTGAA GTGCAAGATGAAGAGGATGAAGAGGATGAGGAGGAAGAAGTTAATGCTTCAGATGATAGTGAAACCCATGATGAGGAAGATGATGATGTCGAAATGGATGTTACCAATACATATGATCGAGATTCACCCATTTCTGTTTCtactagataa
- the LOC132930433 gene encoding aarF domain-containing kinase 1 has translation MLVKMLSRTIGLGILSGTVATAYSYYENDFNIDSVGIVRFSRAATTGIHVMYHYKTTLYAPSVNKSLPNYQEIRSKSHGKAAELLLELCRTNKGVYIKIGQHIGALENLFPKEYTDTLKVLHSQAPITPLKEIYKVIKEDLKQDADQLFSEIDPKPLGAASLAQVHKAKLRSTGENVAIKVQHSYVRGDAKIDIAIIETLVNIGSYIFPDFKFQWLVKQTKQNIPKELDFTIEAQNTETLRSMFKHFKWLKVPKIYDQFSSSRVLTLEFFEGGQINDLDYINRNKLKVDEISDKLGSLYSEMIFKNGFVHSDPHPGNLLVNKDKNGQLNLILLDHGLYATLTDSFRRTYAKLWMSILDNNHDRMKKYCTKLGVAEMYGLLVCMVAGRTWDSVQDGIATKKLTDAEKEKFQSGIPLVLTETLYILQTVNPQILLLLKTNDLIRGIDTTLGTLSKLTSLRPMTVSCINTIYDKPLYKSTFWTSLSIQFRKQWSLLKAKLFFFWLSIIDTA, from the exons ATGTTAGTTAAAATGTTGAGTAGAACAATTGGATTAGGTATTCTGAGTGGTACAGTAGCAACTGCTTACTcttattatgaaaatgattttaatatcgaTTCAGTCGGCATTGTTCGATTTAGTCGAGCTGCCACTACT ggaATACATGTGATGTATCATTACAAGACTACTCTGTATGCACCATCAGTTAACAAATCTTTACCAAATTATCAAGAAATAAGATCAAAA TCTCACGGGAAAGCTGCTGAATTGTTACTAGAACTATGTCGCACTAATAAAGGTGTTtatattaagattggacaacacaTTGGAGCATTAGAAAATCTTTTTCCAAAAGAATATACAGACACATTGAAGGTTTTGCACAGTCAAGCTCCCATTACACCATTAAAAGAAATTTACAAAGTAATCAAAGAGGACCTTAAACaagat gcCGATCAATTATTTAGCGAAATAGATCCAAAACCACTGGGTGCAGCTTCTTTAGCTCAAGTACACAAGGCAAAATTACGATCAACAGGAGAAAATGTTGCTATTAAAGTCCAGCATTCATATGTTCGGGGAGATGCCAAAATAGATATTGCTATAATTGAG ACTTTAGTGAACATTGGTTCATATATTTTTCctgattttaaatttcaatggcTTGTGAAACAAACAAAACAGAATATACCAAAAGAATTAGATTTTACAATTGAAGCACAAAATACTGAAACTCTTAGATCAATGTTCAAACACTTTAAGTGGttaaag gTACCAAAGATATATGATCAGTTTAGTTCTTCTAGAGTCTTAACATTAGAATTCTTTGAAGGTGGACAAATCAATGATCTTGATTACATCAATCGAAATAA aTTGAAAGTGGATGAAATATCTGACAAATTGGGAAGTTTATACAGTGAAATGATATTCAAAAATGGATTTGTACACAGTGATCCTCATCCTGGTAATTTATTGGTAAACAAAGACAAGAATggccaattaaatttaatacttttggATCATGGACTTTATGCT ACATTAACTGATAGCTTTCGACGTACATATGCTAAATTATGGATGAGTATATTGGATAATAATCATGATAGAATGAAAAAATACTGCACCAAACTGGGAGTAGCTGAAATGTATGGTCTACTTGTGTGTATGGTAGCTGGACGCACTTGGGATTCAGTTCAAGATGGCATTGCTACTAAGAAATTAACTGATGCCGaa aaagaaAAATTTCAAAGTGGAATTCCATTAGTGTTGACGGAAACTTTGTATATTCTGCAAACTGTAAATCCTcaaattttgttattacttaaaacTAATGACCTAATACGTGGTATTGATACAACTTTGGGAACATTGTCAaa gttAACATCTTTACGTCCAATGACTGTAAGctgtataaacactatatatgATAAACCGTTATACAAAAGTACATTTTGGACCAGCCTAAGTATTCAATTCAGAAAACAATGGTCACTTTTAAAagctaaactattttttttctggcTCAGCATTATTGATACagcttaa
- the LOC132931594 gene encoding COP9 signalosome complex subunit 4, with translation MSLTIAQIRQHLSHLANAQTSHKDQVDKYRSLLNNVLSNTGDNIIEALKVFVEAIVNENVSLVISRQILSDVSTQLLPDLPDAQSKLLAHFTLEKIQPRVISFEEQVANVRQHLASIYERENNWKEAASVLVGIPLETGQKKYTVDYKLETYMKIARLYLEDDDPMLAESYINRASLLQTESKNEKLQICYKVCYARVLDYRRKFIEAAQRYNELSYRSIISEEERMAALKNALICTVLASAGQQRSRMLATLFKDERCQSLPEFSILEKMYLDRIIRPNEIAQLDAMLQPHQKAKTVDGSTILNRAIIEHNLLSASKLYKNMKIVELGRLLGIEPIKAEKIAGQMISEGRMEGSIDQVDSYVHFKTQKLLPTWDKKIEALCYHVNHIIELMSVDTKVREWMNKHLDDQMTL, from the exons ATGTCTCTTACGATAGCTCAAATCCGCCAACATCTCAGTCACTTGGCTAATGCACAGACATCTCATAAAGATCAAGTCGATAA ATATAGAAGCTTATTGAACAATGTTTTATCAAACACTGGCGACAATATCATCGAGGCTTTAAAAGTATTTGTTGAAGCCA ttgttaacGAAAATGTCAGTTTAGTAATATCTCGCCAAATATTATCTGATGTCAGTACACAACTCTTACCTGATTTACCCGATGCGCAGTCTAAATTATTGGCTCATTTCACACTGGAAAAA attCAACCAAGAGTAATTTCTTTCGAAGAGCAGGTTGCTAATGTCCGTCAACATTTAGCATCTATTTATGAAAGAGAAAACAATTGGAAGGAAGCAGCATCAGTACTAGTTGGTATACCGCTTGAAACAGGACAAAA gaAATATACTGTCGATTATAAATTAGAAACTTATATGAAAATTGCACGCCTATATTTAGAAGATGACGATCCTATGTTAGCAGAGTCTTACATTAATAGGGCTTCATTATTACAA actgaATCTAAAAATGAGAAActacaaatatgttataaagtGTGTTACGCAAGAGTATTGGATTATCGTCGTAAGTTTATTGAAGCAGCTCAAAGGTACAATGAATTGTCATATAGGTCAATTATATCAGAAGAAGAGCGTATGGCTGCTTTAAAAAATGCTCTCATCTGCACTGTATTAGCATCTGCTG GTCAACAACGCAGTCGAATGCTAGCAACATTGTTTAAAGATGAAAGATGTCAAAGCCTACCAGAATTTTCAAttcttgaaaaaatgtatttagatcGTATAATTCGACCTAATGAAATTGCCCAGTTAGATGCTATGTTACAACCACACCAAAAGGCTAAAACAGTAGATG GTTCAACCATATTGAATCGAGCTATTATTGAACACAATTTGTTATCAGCAAgtaaactttataaaaacatGAAGATTGTGGAACTTGGCCGATTATTGGGCATTGAACCAATCAAGGCAGAGAAAATTGCAGGACAAATGATATCTGAAGGACGTATGGAAGGTTCAATTGATCAAGTTGACTCTTATGTTCACTTTAAAA CTCAAAAATTATTGCCGACTTGGGATAAGAAAATTGAAGCTCTGTGTTATCACGTCAATCATATTATAGAACTTATGTCTGTAGATACAAAAGTACGTGAATGGATGAATAAACATTTAGATGATCAAATGACATTATAA
- the LOC132931595 gene encoding voltage-dependent anion-selective channel-like: MAPPSYSDLGKAARDVFNSGYVFDVLKLDLKTNQNVEIKAGGTQHLASGAVNANLETKYVINKSKYLFTLVEKWNTNDVMTTEASISGLLPGVKLTTDGTFDRKKQSKAVRVKSEYKNDYVSLNLDTEFKALKPVINASAVVAYNGWLGGFNVKYNTGDYELQSNNLALSYVAKQFVFTTTVNDNKLFGGSVFQKLSDKLDLGLQVSWSSESNDSSLAVGSQYQLNQDVKLRAKINNKSQLCIGSGIKVKDGVTLTLASLFECRQFNQGGHKFGIGLELAL; the protein is encoded by the exons ATGGCTCCTCCTTCATACAGTGATCTCGGCAAAGCCGCACGCGACGTATTCAATTCCGGTTATGTGTTTGACGTACTCAAGTTAGACCTAAAAACCAATCAAAACGTGGAAATCAAGGCTGGTGGTACTCAGCATTTGGCGTCGGGCGCTGTTAACGCTAATTTGGAAACCAAATACGTGATTAACAAATCTAAATACT tatttacattgGTTGAAAAATGGAACACAAATGATGTTATGACCACTGAAGCTTCTATAAGTGGCTTGTTACCTGGTGTCAAGCTTACAACTGATGGTACATTCGACCGCAAGAAACa ATCTAAGGCTGTGAGAGTGAAGTCTGAATACAAAAATGATTATGTCTCACTCAACTTGGACACTGAATTCAAAGCACTGAAACCTGTCATTAATGCCTCTGCTGTAGTTGCTTACAATg ggTGGTTGGGAGGAttcaatgttaaatataatactggCGATTATGAATTGCAGTCTAACAATCTTGCTCTCAGCTATGTAGCTAAACAATTTGTGTTTACTACCACTGT AAATGATAATAAGCTATTCGGCGGCTCAGTTTTCCAAAAATTATCTGATAAATTGGATTTGGGATTGCAAGTTTCTTGGTCATCTGAAAGTAATGATTCTTCACTTGCTGTTGGTTCTCAATATCAACTGAACCAAGATGTCAAGCTTCGTGCCAAGATCAATAACAAGAGTCAATTGTGCATAGGTTCTGGCATTAAAGTCAAAGATG gtgTTACGTTGACATTGGCCAGCTTATTCGAATGTCGTCAATTCAACCAGGGCGGTCATAAATTTGGTATTGGCTTGGAACTTGCTTTGTAA